Part of the Cloacibacterium caeni genome is shown below.
ATCCCAAGCTCCTCCTGCGTTATTCTGGAACATTCCCAGTAAGACACCACTTGCAGTAGCTCCTGCTAAAAACCCTCCTAAAACTTCAGGCCCCCAAATAAAACCAACTAATAATGGTGTAACAATAGCGATAGAACCTGGTAATAACATTTTTTTGATAGAAGCATCCGTAGAAATAGCAACACATTTATCATATTCTGGTTGTCCAGTTCCTTCTAAAATTCCTGGAATTTCTCTGAACTGTCTTCTTACTTCTTCTACCATTGCCATAGCAGCTTTTCCTACTGCATTAATCGCTAATGATGAGAAAATAAACGGAATCATTGCCCCAATAAAAAGCCCCGATAAAACATCTGCTTTATAAATATCAATACCATCAATTCCTGCAATTCCTACAAATGCTGCAAATAGTGCTAAAGCTGTAAGTGCTGCTGAAGCAATTGCAAATCCTTTTCCAGTAGCTGCAGTAGTGTTTCCTACAGCATCTAAAATATCTGTTTTTTCTCTTACACTTTTTGGCAAATCACTCATTTCTGCAATTCCACCTGCATTATCCGCAATCGGTCCAAAAGCATCAATCGCTAATTGCATAGCAGTAGTTGCCATCATTCCAGCAGCAGCAATGGCTACTCCATATAAACCTGCACAAAGATAAGAACCCCAAATTCCCGCAGAAAGTACAATCATAGGTAATAAAGTAGATTCCATTCCTACAGAAAGTCCGCCAATAATGTTAGTTGCATGTCCTGTAGAAGATTGTTTTACAATACTTGTTACAGGTCTTTTTCCCATTGCTGTGTAATATTCAGTAATAATAGACATCAATGTTCCCACTACTAAACCTACCATAATTGCTCCAAAAACACCCATTCTGGTAAACTCAAAACCTCTTAAAGACATATTTTCAGGAAGAATGAAATTCACTAAAAAATAAGAAGCAACTGCAGTAAGAATAATACTTCCCCAGTTCCCCATGTTTAATGCTTTTTGAACTTTAGCAGTGGTATCTTCTGTTTTGTCAGAAATTTTAACAAAGAAAGTTCCTATAATTGAAAATACAATTCCAGTTCCTGCAATAAGCATTGGTAAAAGAATTGGCGCAAAACCTCCATAATTATCTACTGATAAAGTTTCTCTACCCAAAACCATCGTTGCTAAAACAGTAGCCACATAAGAGCCAAATAAATCTGCTCCCATTCCTGCAACATCTCCCACATTATCGCCTACATTATCCGCAATCGTAGCTGGATTTCTAGGATCGTCTTCAGGAATACCTGCTTCTACTTTCCCTACTAAATCTGCACCTACATCTGCTGCTTTGGTATAAATACCACCACCAACTCTTGCAAACAAAGCAATAGATTCTGCTCCCAAAGAAAAACCAGTCAATATTTCGATGGCTCTTTCCATTTCGTGAGAATCTACACTGGCTTCTGGCGCAAAAATTTGTTTAATAATTAAGAATAAAGAACCTAAGCCTAAAACAGCAAGACCTGCAACTCCCATTCCCATTACAGAACCTCCAGTAAAAGAAACTTTAAGCGCTTGAGCTAATGAAGTTTTAGCAGCTTCTGCTGTTCTTACATTTGATTTAGTTGCGATTTTCATTCCTATATAACCTGCTGTAGCCGAAAAAACAGCTCCTACAGCAAATGCTACTCCTATACTCCAATGAGAATTAGCATTGCTAAATCCCATAATTCCCAATAATATACCTACCACAATTACAAAATAAGTAAGGATACGATATTCAGCTTTTAGAAAAGCCATCGCTCCATCTGCAATATGACCACTAATGGTTTTCATTCTGTCATTACCTGCTGGTTGCTTACTTACCCAAGAACTTTGAACGAAGGTGTAAAGTAAGGCTATGACACCAAAAAGAGGTACCAAATAAAATAGTAAATTCATAGAATATTAATTTTTGTTAACAATTGATGGGACTAATATAGTAAAAACAATAACACAAAAAACAAATTTAGATTTAAGATTTTTTAAGTGATGATTTATATCGTAAAGTAGTGAAAATAAAACAAAAAAATCTAGCGAATATTCGCTAGATTTTGTAAATTTACTCAAATTTCGGTTTTTACATAATTCCCCCAAATTTGTCAGAATAGTCTTTTTGTGAAGCTACAATTACTTCTTTAGCATGTTCAGCTCCGTATATTTCTTCTATTCTACAAGTTGCTTCTTCATAAGGAAGATTTTTATAAGTTAAGAAGTAATGTTTTAGTCTGAAAACTTCAGCTTGTGGCAATTCAGAAATATCTCTGATGTGACCATACACTTGATCTCCTACCATTACTGCTACGATTTTATCATCTGCTTCACCTTTGTCAATCATTTTAAAACCGCCAACTGGAATCGCATCCATCAATAAACCACCAGAATGAATATTATGTGAACTTAACACCAAAATATCCAATGGATCGTGGTCACCTTCTGAAACATCTACTGCTCCTTCTCTAATCGCTAATTTTTTAACTTCTTCGTGGCAATACGTTCTAGGAATAAAACCGTACAATGCTGGAATAATATTCGAAAATTTCTGTGGTCTGTCTACTTTTAAATATCCACTTTTTTTGTCTACTTCATACTTAATTGTATCTGCTGGAACTATTTCTATGAAAGTAGTTACCACATTTGGAGCATCATCTCCTGCAGAAACTCCATGCCATGGATGTGCTTTAAAATTTGGAATCATAATTATACTTGTTTCTAATTTTTACAAAGTTAAGATAATAAAATGGCATCTTTTCTTAAATCTTCTATAGTGTTTGCTATAAAATCTTCGCCATTTACATAATTCATTAAAAATATGGTTTTGAAATCTTGTAAACTTGCAGTATTACTAAGACTTTCGTAAGTTTTTCTCATCAACTGAATAACATTATTCTTAGATGCAACAACATTCTCCCAAGAATTTCTAGAAATATACAATTGCTGAGAACTGTTATACTCAAATTCTTCTGTAATATTCTTTTCTAAAAGATAAATAAACTCATGAATCGCTAAGTCTTTATCAAACTTATTGACCAAATTCGATGGTTTTATTCTTTCTAAAAAAAGCGTCATTCTTTCGTAGGCTTGCATTTTCAAATCTCCATTTGCCTTTACCGCTAAAAGCTTTAACTCCTTGTTTTTCATATTAATATAAGTAAAAACAAATTGTCTCAATAAAAAAATTATTGGGAGCGCAATGATTAATGCAAAAGCATAAGGAAGCATGTTTTCAAAATTCATTTTACGAAAAATTGAGGGTGCAAAGATAGGAATAATTATTGTCTAATAAAATACGATATAAGCAACTGAATCTTAGAGTTTTCTACGAAAGCGTAATTTTCTTCTGTCGCGCCAAAACGCCTATAAAATTCTGCAATTTCAGAAATATTACTTCCATGAAAGTTAAAATCCTTTTTTTCGATATTTTTTCTGAAAATTTGGTCAAGAATAATAGACGACAAATTATACTTAGAAAATTTCTTATCATTAATAAAATTGACCAAAAAATCTTCTTTTTCGGATTCTATTAGATAAGCTTGTGAAGCTAATTTCCCATCAAAATACAATTCATATACTTTTAAAAGATTTTGGCTCAAAAAGTTTTTCATATTTTCAAAAGCTCGCTTTTTCAAAGAAAAATTTGGAAAACCAATTACATTCTCTATAAAAAAAGATTCACAATGATTCAGAATTTCGGCTTCTGTGAATGTTATTTTATCCTTCAAAACATCTGTAATCCTTACGTTTCTTCTTCTGTGAATAGAGTATTTCTTTTTGATATTTTCGTAATCTTCAGCAAACAATTTATAGTTTTTTCTAGTTTTTAAAAGAGTTGTAAACTCATTTTTGGCATTAAAAGCATAGTAAAACACTTTATAATTTTGTTGAAAAAACTTTAAAAAAGATTCATTTAATTCAGGAGTATCTTTTTCTGAAAAAACCCCTAATTGTTGAGTTTGCAAAGGCATTACCACAAAGTTAAACCCCCATTTTTTCGCTAAAGGAATGGGCATTACTGCTTCGTAATCATTATCAACAAGAATTTCCCAATTTTGATGAAGCAAAAGGTCTAAATACTTTTTCTCGGCAAAGAAAATGTATTGTTCAGAATGCTCTAAACAATTTTGATATTTCTGCCAATCTATTTCTTCATATTTCAGTCGCTTTATCATAATAAACCTGCTTCTGCGAAACTGTAAAATGAATTTTCGCCAATGATGATATGGTCAAGCAATTTAATATCTAAAATTTCGCCAGCATTTTGAATATTTTTAGTCATTCTAATATCGGCTTCACTAGGCGTGAGAACACCAGTAGGATGATTATGCGCCACGATAATATTGGTGGAAAAATTTTCTAAAGCTTCTTTAAAGAGCACTCTCACATCTACATGAGTAGCAGAAATTCCGCCTTTTGAAATTTGAGTTTTTTTAATCAGTTGATTTTTTTGATTCAAGAAAATTACCCAAAACTCTTCTGTTCTGAGGTCGGAAAGATGTGGCAAAAGTATTTTATAAGCCTGTTCAGAACTTTTGATAATCAATTTCTCTGGAATTTCTTGCGATGCTTTTCTTCTGCCAATTTCCAGCGCTGTAGCAATAGAAATGGCTTTTGCTTCACCAATTCCTTTGAATTTCATCAAATCTTTTATGGAAAGTAAACTCAGGTTTTGCCAGTTATTATCTACACTTTTCAAAATTTTCTGAGCGAGTTCTACAGCAGATTCTTCCGTATTACCGCTTCCTAAAATAATCGCCAATAATTCTGAATCTGAAAGCGCAGATTTACCCTTCAAAAGAAATTTTTCTCTTGGTCTGTCATCTTCTGAAAGGAATTTTATCGACATTTCTTAAGGTAAAAGTAAAGGTAAAGGTTGAGTTAAGACATGTTTTTTTATAAAATTAATCCGTCTTTCATGACTAATTTTCTATCTGTACTTTCTGCCAGTTCTTTATTGTGCGTTACTATCACAAAAGTCTGATTATATCTGTCTCTTAAATCAAAAAAAAGTTGATGCAGCGCATCTGCATTTTTGGAATCTAAATTCCCAGTGGGTTCGTCTGCAAAAATAATTTTCGGAGAATTGATTAAAGCTCTGGCTACAGCTACACGCTGGGCTTCACCACCAGAAAGTTCTTTTGGTTTGTGCTGAATTCTATGTGCAATGTGTAATTCTTCGAACAAAAGAAATGCTTTGTCCATAGATTCTTTTTCGTTTTTCCCAGAAATTCTCGTTGGCATCAATACATTTTCTAAAGCTGTAAATTCTGGTAATAACTGATGATGCTGAAATACGAATCCTATGTTTTCATTTCTAAATTTAGAAATCTCTCTATCGTTCATTTTTAGAAACGATTGATCACCAATCGTTAATTCAGTTCCGTATTTATCTATATGAGAAGGCAAATCTAAAGTTCCCAGAATGTGCAGCAAAGTAGATTTACCAGCTCCTGATTCCCCAACAATGGAAACAATTTCTCCTGTTTTTATTTCTAAGTCTACTCCTTTTAGAACTTCTAAATCACCGTAAGATTTGTGAATATTTTTCGCTTTAATCATAGTTCAAAAATAGTAAATAGATGTGAGATACGAGATATGAGACATGAGATTTTTTAAATATTCTAAAAATCACAATTAAAAAATCCTTTCAAAAAAATGAAAGGATTTTTAATATATAAAATTGTAAAATTTTACAGTAACATAGTCAACGGACTTTCTAAATAAGTTTTAAGAGTCTGTAAGAATTGTGCACCTGTAGCGCCATCTACTACTCTATGGTCACAAGCTAAAGAAAGTTTCATAGTATTTCCTACCACGATTTGGCCATTTTTAACCACTGGTTTTTCAATAATTGCACCTACTGAAAGGATACAAGAATTCGGTTGGTTAATAATCGAAGTAAATGTTTCGATTCCAAACATACCAAGGTTAGAAATAGAGAAAGTAGAACCTTCCATTTCATTCGCTTTAAGACCTTTTGATTTCGCTCTAGAAGCCATATCTTTTACAGATGCAGAAATTTGATTATAATTCATATAATCTGCATTTTTAAGAACTGGAACTACTAAACCATCTGGAATTGCAACAGCTACACCTACGTTAATATTTCCGTGGTGAATGATTTTATCACCTGCCCAAGAAGAATTTACTTGTGGGTGTTTTCTCAATGCTAAAGCAGTAGCTTTAATTACCATATCATTGAAAGAAACCTTAGTATCTGGTAAACTATTCAGCTCTTTTCTAGCTTCGATAGCTTTGTCCATATTAATTTCTACCATTAAATAGTAGTGAGGTGCTGTAAATTTACTTTCAGAAAGTCTTTTTGCAATTACATTTCTTACTTGAGAGTTTACTGTTTCTGTAGTTTCACCTGCAACGAAATTCATAGCAACTTGAGCAGCAGGAGTAGAAGCTACGCTTGTAGAAACCGCAGCAGTTTGCTGAATTGGATCTGCACTTGGTTGATAATTTTCAATATCTTTTTTAACGATTCTTCCGTTGTCACCACTTCCTTTAACGGTTGAGATATCAATTCCTTTTTCTGAAGCCATTTTTTTAGCTAAAGGAGAGATATTAATTCTTCCACCTGTAGAAGTTGTAGTAGAAACTGTAGCATTTACCGATGGGGCAGTTTCTGTTTTTGGAGCTTCTGGAGCAACTGGAGCAGCAACTTTTCCGCCACCTGCAACAATTGCAGACACATCTGTTCCAGCAGGACCAATAATAGCTAAAATTTCATCAACATTTGTTGCATTTCCTTCTGAAACTCCTTGGTAAAGAAGCGTTCCCTTAAATTCTGATTCAAAATCTTGAACCGCTTTATCTGTTTCGATTTCTGCAAGAATATCACCTTCTTTTACATCATCTCCTACATTTTTGTGCCATTTAGCCACTTTTCCTTCAGTCATGGTATCAGAAAGTCTAGGCATAGTAATTACTTCTACACCTGCAGGAATCTCTGCTGAAACAGCCGAAACTTCTGGTGCAGAAACTGCAACTTCTTCTTTCTTTTCTTCTGTTTGAGGAGCAGAATTACCTCCTGAAACTAAACCAGAAATATCTTCTCCGGCATTTCCTATAATTGCTAAAACGCTATCTACAGGAGAATTATTTCCTTCTTCTGTACCAATGTATAAAAGAGTACCGTTAAATTCTGATTCAAAATCTTGAACGGCTTTATCTGTTTCGATTTCGGCTAAAACATCGCCTTCTTTTACTGTATCACCTACTTTTTTATGCCATTTTGATACTTTTCCCTCGGTCATTGTATCAGAAAGTCTGGGCATTGTAATTACTTCAGCCATAATTTTTATATTGATTTGAGATTCGAGATTCGAGATTCGAGATTTAAAACTCAAAGAATTTCAAACTCAAATTTCAAATTTCAAATGAATTTAAAATTAATTTTCTAATTTATCTAAGAATGGATAGTTTGGTTCAGAATAAACATATTCATAAACTTTTTCTGCATCTGGATACGGAGATTCTTCTGCAAAAGCTTCACATTCTTCTACAAACATTTTAGATTTTTCTTCGATAGCTTCTAATTCTTCTTCAGTAGCCCATTTGTTTTCTAAAATTCTGTTTTTAACTAAAACGATTGGGTCTTCTTCTTTTTTAAGAGCTACTTCTTCTTTAGTTCTATAAGGTTCAGCATCTGACATAGAGTGACCTCTGAATCTGTAAGTTCTAGCTTCTATGAAAGTAGGTCCGTCTCCTCTTCTTGCTCTTTCCACAGCTTCGTAAGCTACTTCTGCTACTTTTTCTGGATCCATAGCATCTACAGGCATACAAGGCATTTCGTAACCTAAACCTAATTTATAGATATCTTCGTGGTTTGCTGTTCTAGAAACTGATGTTCCCATAGCATATTGGTTATTTTCTACCACGAAAACTACTGGAAGTTTCCAGTTCATTGCCATGTTAAAGGTTTCGTGTAAAGCACCTTGTCTTACCGCTCCATCACCAAAATAACAAATGGTAACTCCACCTCTTTCAAAATACTTATCTGCAAATGCAATACCAGCTCCTAATGGAATCTGACCACCTACAATTCCGTGACCTCCGTAAAATCTATGCTCTTTTGAGAAAATGTGCATAGAACCACCTAATCCGTTAGAAGTTCCTGTAGCTTTACCGCACAATTCAGCCATAATTCTCTTAGGATCTACTCCCATTGCCATAGGATGTACGTGACATCTGTATGCTGTAATCATAGCATCTTTAGTAAGATCCATAGCATGTACAAATCCTGCAGGAATAGCTTCTTGGCCATTGTATAAGTGTAAAAAACCTCTAATTTTTTGTTTTAGATAAAGAGAACGGCATTTGTCTTCAAACCTTCTCCACATTGTCATATCTGCATACCATTGCAAATAAACTTCTTTAGAAAACTCTTTCATTGATAAGTTTTAATTTGTTGATTTTTCAAAATTTAAAATGCCTTTTGAGAGCATTTTTCTGAATAATATGCAAAAATAGTAAAATTCTTTTGTTTATAAGAAAACTTATGTCACAAATAATGATGATATTTGTTTCTTTAAATATTATATTTTTGAAAAAACATTTATAAATCCATGTCTAAGAAAAATTTTTCTGCTGTTGTATTCCTTTCTAAAGTAATTTCTAACCTACTCAATCCACTTTTTTCGCTATTAATTTTCTTTGTTTTTTTTGCATACGTAAAAATGACTTGGGAAGAATCTTTAGTCAATATTTTATTGATGATTGGTTTAGTAGTTATTCCTATTTTTTCATGGATTGGCTGGAATGTAAAAAAGGGAAACTACACCAACATGGATGTTTCTGACCGAAAACAGAGAAACAGTCTTTATCTCTTTAATTTTATAGTCATTGCTATTTATACTGGGGTTTTGTATTTTACAAAGCAAAGAACAGACTTGCTTTTTATCATTGTTTTCTTGTTTATTCTCATGCTGATTATGCACATCAGTAATTTTTTCATCAAAAGTTCTATGCACACTGCTTTTAATGTTTTTGTAACAGCGCTATTCTTTTCTTTGAATCCTATTTTGGGCATTATTTGGTTCGTTCTTACATCATTTGTAGCCATTTCTAGAATTATTCTGAAAAGACATACGCCAAAAGAAGTCATTATGGGAGCATTTATTGGAACTATAGTTTCTTTAGCATACTTATACTTTAATATTCAGACATTTCTATAATCTTAAAATTTTTACTACATTTATAACTCAATTTCAAGAATATGGAAAATCTTAAATCCTTGACTTCTGGTGAAGAACAAGTCATGAAAATCATTTGGAAACTTGGCCCTACTTATCTTAAAGACATTATGCTTGCTTTTCCCGAGCCAAAACCACACCAAAATACCGTTTCTACTTTTTTGAAAAATTTGGTTACCAAAAACTATCTAAAACCTGTTTCTGAAGGAAGAATTCATAAATATGAAATCTCTGTAACTCAGGAAAATTATAAAAAAACACTGTTAAAAAACTTCATTCTTAATTTTTACGATAATAATCCTAATGCTTTATTAGTGGACTTAATGAACGAAGGAATGGTTCAGCTTTCTGTGCCTGAAAAAGAAAAGGACAAAGACAAAAAGAAGAAAAAGAAAAAGAAAAAATAACTCTGTTGGATAATGGATGTTATAGGTGAGAAGTTTATGAAATAGAGCACCCTTTTTCCAACTTCAAAACATACATCATGATTACAAAATTTAAGGAAATCTGGGGGAAAACCGACGATATTATTTTAAGATATCCAATGGTTCTTACCGCAGCGCTTATTGCAGCTATTTCTGCAGTTGTTGCAATAGAAATTGACCATCAAGACAATCAGTTTTTGGTAACCAAATTGGCTTTTACCGGATGTTTGGGAATTTCGCTGATGTTTGGTATTAAAATGCTCTCTCAAAGAATTGGTAGAGGTTTTCTTTTAGAAATTTTGGGAGCTGCATTTCTCGTTTGGTTCTATTTTTATTTGCCAAACTCCGAAAAGCAATTTACAGAAGTAAATGGTTTTGTGATTTTTGCGTTGGTCATTTTATCACACTTATTCGTTTCATTTTCAGGATTTTTGAATAAAAAACCAGAACTTAATTTTTGGCAATTCAATAAAAATTTATTTATCAATATTTTCTTGACTGCCGTTTTCACAGGCGTTTTGGTTTTGGGAGTTGTTTTGGCGATTTTGGCGGTTGATAAATTATTTGACTTCAATTTTAACAATAATCTTTATCCTAAAACCATTCTGTTTTTAGCCATTTCAGGAAGCACTTTCATTTTTCTAATTTTTAACGACAAAGGAATTTTTCAACTCGAAAAAGACGGAAGCTACCCACAAATCCTAAAATTTTTCACACAGTTTGTTCTTATTCCGCTATTATTAATTTATGTAACCATTTTATATTTCTACGCAGGTAAAATATTGATTAACTGGGAATTACCACGAGGTTGGGTTTCTTATCTCATCTTGATTTATTCAGTGGTTGGGATATTAGCATTGCTTTTGGTTCATCCACTGAAAGAAGAATCTGCAAAATCTTGGGTAAAAGTTTTCTCCAAAATTTTCTATTACACGCTTATTCCATTATTGGTTTTACTTTTTGTAGCGATTTTTACCAGAATTTTAGAATATGGTTATACAGAACCGAGATATTTCGTTTTGTTATTGGCAATTTGGCTTACCACAGTCGTTTTTTATTTTATTTTTTACAAAAAAGCGACCATTAAATTTGTACCGATTTCACTGTTTATCTTCGGTGTATTTGCATTGATTTTCCCTTATGTCAATGCTTTTTCTACCGCTAAAAGAAGTCAAAAAACAGAATTACAACAAATTCTAACCAAAAACCAACTTTTAGAAAAAGGAAAAATTAATTTTGAAAAAGCGATTCAAGATTCAGTGGCTATTGAAATTGCCAATAAATTTCAATTTCTAAACGAAAGAAATCAACAAGCATTTCTACTGAATTTTATCCCAAAAACTCATCTTTCTAAATTCAAAAAAATATTAGAAAAAGAAAGATATATGGTGAACTCAGAAATAAGAATTTCTTTCAAAAACACCCTTAAATCTAAAGAAAATAAAGATTATCAGTATAATTATCAAGGAGTGTTTTCTAGCAAAAGAAATTATGACATTCAGAACTACGAAAAACTTATTGTTTTTAGCAATATTGATATTCAAAATGAAGAACAATTAAACGATTATAAGCTAAAGACAAAACCAATTAGAAATAGTTATATTTTCTCAGGATATATCATTGATTTAGAATCACCTACTAAAGTTACTCAATCTTATGATTTAACTCCATTTCTCAAAAAACAATTAGAAAAAGATAATGCAGACCAACTCAGTACTCCATTGGAAGAAATCTCTACAGAATTTGATTTGCACCAGTATCATTTCAAAGTATATTTTTCAGAAATCATCAACAATAAAGTAAACAAAAAAGATGATATTTCTGTGAGAGACATGGTCATTTTAGTCAAGAAAAAATAATTTCGAAATAGACCAATAAAAAAAGCGACTCATTCCTGAGTCGCTTCATTTTTTTCTTTGAAAAAAGATTGTTTACCAACGGCTTCCACCTCTATCGTTTCCACCTCTGTTATTTCCGTAACCACCTCTGTTTCCGTAACCACCACCTCTGTTGTTATCGAAACTTCTTCTTGGTTTTTCTTCTCTTGGTTTCGCTTCAGAAACGTTAAGTTCTTTTCCGTTAAATTCTTTACCGTTTAGAGCTTCAACTGCTTGTTGACCTTCTTCATCACTCATTTCTACGAATCCGAAACCTCTACTTCTACCTGTTTCTTTGTCTGTAATAATTTTGCACGAAGTAACTTCGCCAAATTCTGAAAATAAATCTTGTAACTGATAATCTTTAGTTACGTAATTGATGTTTGAAACAAAAATGTTCATTGTTAAAAAAATTAAATTAAAATTGTCCTAAATGATTGAATTATAAAAGATGACAAAAAACGAATGAACATTATTTTGAAAAACATTTATAAGAAATCTTTCGCAAGATACAACAATAAATGACATAAACAATTTTTATTTTGGCGTGCCCTATTTCCCAAATCCTAAATTCCTGTAAAATAGGTCGTTCTACGCTCACTCGCTTCCCGAAAATAAATTTTCGGGAGAGCTCAGACAAATCGCTTCGCACTCACGCAAACTCCCGTTATAAAACACCACTTAACCTCAAAAAAACTACTCAACCTTTACCTCTACCTCTACCTAATTCTACGCCACTTTATGCCCCAAACTGGCTTCTAAAAGAGTAAACCAATCTTCTATTGTTAAATTTATTTCTAGAGATTTTCTAAGAGATTTTATGCTTTCCGCTTTAGATGTTCCTATAATCGGTAAAATTTTAGCAGGATGTTTTAGGAGAAACGCAAGTAAAAGTTGCGCTTCGTCTGCATTATATTTTTTAGACAAATCACCCAAAACAGACTTTATTC
Proteins encoded:
- a CDS encoding DUF4153 domain-containing protein, which codes for MITKFKEIWGKTDDIILRYPMVLTAALIAAISAVVAIEIDHQDNQFLVTKLAFTGCLGISLMFGIKMLSQRIGRGFLLEILGAAFLVWFYFYLPNSEKQFTEVNGFVIFALVILSHLFVSFSGFLNKKPELNFWQFNKNLFINIFLTAVFTGVLVLGVVLAILAVDKLFDFNFNNNLYPKTILFLAISGSTFIFLIFNDKGIFQLEKDGSYPQILKFFTQFVLIPLLLIYVTILYFYAGKILINWELPRGWVSYLILIYSVVGILALLLVHPLKEESAKSWVKVFSKIFYYTLIPLLVLLFVAIFTRILEYGYTEPRYFVLLLAIWLTTVVFYFIFYKKATIKFVPISLFIFGVFALIFPYVNAFSTAKRSQKTELQQILTKNQLLEKGKINFEKAIQDSVAIEIANKFQFLNERNQQAFLLNFIPKTHLSKFKKILEKERYMVNSEIRISFKNTLKSKENKDYQYNYQGVFSSKRNYDIQNYEKLIVFSNIDIQNEEQLNDYKLKTKPIRNSYIFSGYIIDLESPTKVTQSYDLTPFLKKQLEKDNADQLSTPLEEISTEFDLHQYHFKVYFSEIINNKVNKKDDISVRDMVILVKKK
- a CDS encoding RNA recognition motif domain-containing protein, with translation MNIFVSNINYVTKDYQLQDLFSEFGEVTSCKIITDKETGRSRGFGFVEMSDEEGQQAVEALNGKEFNGKELNVSEAKPREEKPRRSFDNNRGGGYGNRGGYGNNRGGNDRGGSRW